A genomic stretch from Pochonia chlamydosporia 170 chromosome 4, whole genome shotgun sequence includes:
- a CDS encoding fatty acid desaturase (similar to Coccidioides immitis RS XP_001246122.1): MSHKNRWWSRREIEGLIADGRKIIILGGQVLKVDTWLPYHPGGDKSILHMIGRDATDEVSAFHSKEAQDYMQKYVIGVVDEPWENFLPPIQGGTFRTLASKDDDDETLSSDEDVNSSGKSTPPSPVFEAEEKAGSARQRRTGTGTDTPVSRASSLFSSEHEQEHSKFTEASVAHAISSDISNYPRLDKKSQADVVSKYRQLDERLHTEGLFDCPYSCYAVEFGRYLVLFALFRTFLHYEYYILSSLCLGLLWHLLAFTVHDAGHLSITHGFHTDSCIGMFVAAFLGGLSVGWWKRNHNVHHIVTNSPEHDPDIQHMPFFAISSRFFDSLRSTYYDRVMKFDIVSRVLIKYQHYLYYPLLMMGRFNLYRLAWSYLLDPAQAPRKGPAWWHRYVEMAGQVVFWYWFGYRTLYLSIPTWSSRVAFLFVSHMVTGGLHVQLTLSHFAMSSAHLGVHESFAQKMIRTTMDVDCPPWLDFVHGGLNFQVVHHLFPRLPRHNLRRAQKHVKEFCDDVGIPYVIFTFTHGNKEVISRLGEVADQVKLWEECRKVAAKDLVEGRHCH; this comes from the coding sequence ATGTCACACAAAAATCGATGGTGGTCTCGACGCGAAATCGAAGGATTGATAGCAGATGGGCGAAAGATCATCATATTGGGTGGCCAGGTACTGAAAGTCGACACATGGCTACCATATCACCCAGGCGGAGATAAATCAATATTGCACATGATTGGTCGGGATGCCACGGATGAAGTCTCGGCATTTCACTCCAAGGAAGCACAGGACTATATGCAGAAGTATGTGATAGGAGTAGTAGACGAACCATGGGAAAATTTCTTGCCTCCGATACAGGGAGGAACATTCAGAACGCTGGCATcaaaagacgacgacgacgaaacGCTATCTTCTGACGAAGATGTCAACTCATCTGGAAAATCGACGCCACCATCTCCAGTGTTCGAAGCCGAAGAGAAGGCAGGCTCGGCTCGTCAGAGGCGCACGGGCACGGGCACGGACACACCAGTTTCGCGAGCTTCGTCATTATTCTCATCAGAACATGAGCAAGAGCATTCCAAATTTACTGAAGCTTCAGTAGCCCACGCGATATCATCAGACATCTCAAATTACCCTCGGCTCGATAAAAAGTCGCAAGCTGATGTTGTCTCAAAGTACCGCCAGCTCGATGAAAGACTGCACACCGAAGGACTCTTCGACTGCCCATATAGCTGTTACGCCGTCGAGTTCGGCCGATACTTGgttctttttgcccttttcaGGACGTTTCTCCATTATGAGTACTACATTCTCTCGAGCCTATGTCTCGGGCTACTCTGGCATCTGCTTGCCTTTACCGTTCACGACGCTGGCCATTTAAGCATAACACATGGATTTCACACAGACAGCTGTATTGGAATGTTTGTTGCGGCTTTCCTTGGTGGGCTTTCGGTTGGTTGGTGGAAGCGGAACCACAATGTGCATCACATAGTGACAAACTCTCCTGAGCACGATCCAGACATCCAGCATATGCCCTTTTTCGCCATCTCTTCCCGCTTCTTTGATTCCTTGCGCTCGACCTACTATGATCGCGTCATGAAATTTGACATCGTATCACGGGTCCTTATCAAATACCAGCATTACCTCTACTACCCCCTGCTCATGATGGGTCGTTTCAACCTGTACCGCCTAGCATGGTCATACCTCTTAGATCCGGCGCAAGCACCACGTAAAGGTCCAGCGTGGTGGCATCGCTACGTTGAAATGGCTGGCCAGGTGGTTTTCTGGTACTGGTTCGGTTACCGAACGCTATACCTCTCGATCCCGACGTGGTCATCCCGTGTCGCATTTCTGTTCGTTTCGCACATGGTCACTGGGGGGTTGCATGTGCAACTCACGCTCAGCCACTTCGCCATGTCTAGCGCCCATCTGGGCGTTCACGAGTCATTTGCCCAGAAGATGATACGGACGACTATGGATGTTGATTGCCCGCCTTGGTTGGACTTCGTGCATGGCGGTCTCAATTTCCAAGTTGTGCATCATTTGTTCCCTCGCCTCCCGAGGCACAACTTGCGTCGGGCGCAGAAGCACGTGAAAGAGTTCTGCGACGATGTTGGAATTCCATACGTGATATTCACATTTACACATGGCAACAAGGAAGTCATTAGCAGACTTGGCGAGGTCGCCGATCAAGTGAAGTTGTGGGAGGAATGCAGAAAGGTTGCTGCAAAGGATCTGGTTGAAggtcgccattgccattga